In one Geoglobus acetivorans genomic region, the following are encoded:
- a CDS encoding ABC transporter permease, whose translation MKKALVVAKQEIRVNVRRKGFILGVVGLPLLILASFFIPLLFIENLTLPEVFKAGVVDKAGILNQSEIFVDKEEKPLLNASKKMRVDFVKFDSQKEAERAFEGGEIDAYYVIPENFEETFTILRKTRGLVDADEALERAIATNYGEMAYRFAVGISFEDMGKGSRELDFLASMFLPLLLFVAIFSSSGYLMQGIVEEKENRVMEILLSSASPEEVFAGKFIGNAVTGLIQASVWLGLASFASTILAVMRLISLSAILVSVVYFILGYLLYASILSAIASVSSTLKEAQQATSAIVFIGIFPALFLGQMISLNPDAPVFRAIALFPLTAPALMPSLYISGSASIADVVAGMLLLLATSLVTLKLSAKVFRFYALACTKPRWKEVLRSAIKVRGE comes from the coding sequence ATGAAGAAAGCCCTCGTCGTGGCGAAGCAGGAGATCAGGGTGAACGTGAGGAGGAAGGGGTTTATACTCGGAGTGGTGGGGCTGCCACTCCTGATTCTGGCGTCCTTTTTCATTCCACTGCTTTTCATAGAAAACCTAACGCTACCAGAAGTTTTCAAAGCTGGTGTTGTGGATAAAGCCGGGATTTTAAATCAAAGCGAAATTTTTGTTGACAAAGAGGAAAAACCCCTCCTGAACGCATCGAAAAAAATGAGGGTTGACTTCGTGAAGTTTGATAGCCAGAAAGAGGCCGAAAGGGCGTTTGAGGGTGGAGAGATCGACGCCTACTATGTGATTCCAGAGAACTTTGAGGAAACCTTTACGATACTCAGGAAAACCCGTGGACTTGTCGATGCCGACGAAGCCCTCGAGCGGGCAATCGCGACGAATTATGGAGAGATGGCCTACAGGTTTGCCGTGGGAATAAGCTTTGAGGATATGGGCAAAGGTTCGAGGGAGCTGGACTTTCTGGCGTCAATGTTCCTCCCCCTCCTGCTGTTCGTGGCAATCTTCTCCTCCTCAGGGTACCTGATGCAGGGCATAGTTGAGGAGAAGGAAAACAGAGTGATGGAGATACTGCTGTCCTCAGCTTCGCCTGAAGAGGTGTTTGCCGGAAAGTTCATCGGAAATGCCGTTACCGGGCTGATACAGGCATCGGTGTGGCTTGGGCTCGCAAGCTTCGCCTCCACGATCCTTGCAGTTATGAGGCTCATCAGCCTCTCAGCAATACTGGTGTCTGTCGTGTACTTCATCCTCGGCTACCTCCTTTATGCATCAATCCTTTCCGCCATAGCATCGGTCTCCAGCACCCTGAAGGAAGCCCAGCAGGCCACGTCAGCCATAGTGTTTATCGGCATCTTTCCTGCGCTGTTTCTCGGGCAGATGATCTCATTAAATCCGGATGCGCCGGTCTTCCGGGCAATCGCTCTCTTCCCTCTGACAGCTCCGGCACTCATGCCCTCACTCTACATCTCAGGCTCGGCATCCATCGCTGACGTTGTGGCAGGGATGCTGTTGCTGCTCGCCACCTCACTCGTAACACTGAAACTCTCTGCAAAGGTGTTCAGGTTTTATGCCCTGGCATGCACGAAGCCCCGCTGGAAAGAAGTTCTCAGAAGTGCCATTAAAGTTCGCGGAGAGTGA
- a CDS encoding heparan-alpha-glucosaminide N-acetyltransferase, protein MTMEEMAKPSASHTGHKKRTRYVEIDFFRGIALIMMLVSNFVTDLQYFAGYDQYQTFWRVFALLTASMFVFISGVSAWMSHFHASVSKFLKRFFRLFGLGLAITVFTKIFLEEGTIYFGVLHFLAVAGLLAIPFLKFGSYNLFLAIPFFAGKFLVEGLHSENLLLLPLGITPVPFFTFDYFPVFPWFGVFLLGVGTGAIFYPDGIRRFDFIFPENPVSGMVSALGRHTLKIYLVHQPVFASLLLLYLGNLPGVKIL, encoded by the coding sequence ATGACCATGGAAGAGATGGCAAAACCTTCAGCTTCACACACCGGCCATAAAAAACGGACAAGATATGTTGAAATTGACTTTTTCAGGGGTATCGCTCTGATTATGATGCTGGTATCCAATTTTGTGACCGATTTACAGTATTTCGCAGGATATGATCAGTATCAGACTTTTTGGAGAGTGTTTGCCCTGCTGACCGCCTCAATGTTTGTGTTCATTTCGGGGGTTTCCGCATGGATGTCTCACTTTCACGCCTCAGTGTCAAAATTTTTAAAGAGGTTCTTCAGGCTTTTCGGACTCGGGCTGGCAATAACAGTATTCACAAAAATTTTTCTTGAAGAGGGGACGATTTACTTCGGAGTTCTTCACTTTCTTGCTGTTGCGGGCCTTCTCGCCATTCCTTTCCTGAAATTTGGGTCTTACAACCTTTTTCTTGCAATTCCGTTTTTTGCAGGCAAGTTTCTGGTTGAGGGGCTGCACTCGGAGAACCTTCTGCTTCTACCTCTGGGCATAACTCCCGTGCCGTTTTTCACCTTTGACTACTTCCCGGTATTCCCCTGGTTTGGTGTTTTCCTGCTGGGGGTGGGAACAGGAGCGATTTTTTATCCAGATGGCATCAGAAGATTTGACTTCATATTCCCTGAAAATCCCGTTTCCGGGATGGTATCCGCTCTTGGAAGACATACTCTGAAGATATATCTCGTACATCAGCCCGTTTTCGCCTCTCTTCTGCTGCTGTATCTTGGAAACCTTCCAGGAGTGAAAATTCTCTAA
- the cbpB gene encoding peptide-modifying radical SAM enzyme CbpB — METIEFSGFKVAIDPETNFWAIYEEILPEEILKFHEENRKALTERMKKYRFDVDFNTAYINPTERCNANCSYCYIPPEIRNRGREMDYETLRDILERLETLGVRNIIFHGAEPLIVKDKIFKAIDEFDYRFGIQTNGFLLESHDVEFLVERNVNVGLSFDSPRRETDDFLRGNGHHRKIVELLDMFNGYANLNIITTINRHNYTHLAEMVDFLAGKVRLVLMNPVRGTSEGGRSLRPDPLEAAEHFIDAVERAIWHTKNGRRIVIGDFANILLGIIAPYSRVLQCDISPCGGGRRFISITPGGIFPCGEFIGMEQFRTDLGNLENATNHFQEIRNRTVENIEECRECTYRNICGAPCPAEVYAEAGTMLEKSPFCEFYKKIIEHAFRVIHRGDVEHVINLKGLRKIYEIEFEK, encoded by the coding sequence ATGGAAACCATAGAGTTCAGCGGATTTAAGGTTGCCATAGATCCTGAAACCAACTTCTGGGCAATTTACGAAGAAATCCTGCCCGAGGAGATACTGAAGTTCCATGAAGAAAACAGGAAGGCGCTCACAGAGAGGATGAAGAAATACAGATTTGATGTTGATTTCAACACTGCATACATAAACCCCACAGAGAGGTGCAACGCAAACTGTTCCTACTGCTACATTCCTCCAGAAATAAGAAACAGGGGTAGAGAGATGGACTATGAAACTCTAAGGGATATTCTGGAAAGACTGGAAACGCTGGGAGTCAGGAACATAATCTTCCACGGTGCTGAACCTCTGATTGTTAAGGATAAGATCTTCAAAGCGATTGACGAATTTGATTACAGGTTTGGCATCCAGACAAACGGCTTTCTGCTTGAAAGTCATGATGTTGAATTCCTCGTTGAGAGGAATGTGAATGTGGGCCTATCATTCGACTCTCCAAGACGGGAAACTGACGACTTTTTACGGGGGAATGGACACCACAGAAAAATTGTTGAGCTGCTTGATATGTTTAACGGCTACGCGAACCTGAACATCATTACAACGATAAACCGTCATAACTATACCCACTTAGCTGAAATGGTGGATTTTCTGGCAGGAAAGGTTAGACTTGTTCTGATGAACCCCGTCAGGGGGACGAGCGAGGGGGGCAGGTCATTGAGACCGGATCCCCTTGAGGCTGCCGAACACTTTATTGATGCCGTTGAAAGAGCGATATGGCATACAAAGAACGGCAGGAGAATCGTTATTGGAGATTTTGCAAACATACTGCTCGGGATCATTGCTCCGTATTCAAGAGTGCTCCAGTGCGACATATCTCCATGTGGAGGAGGAAGAAGGTTTATATCAATAACTCCCGGCGGAATTTTCCCGTGCGGAGAATTTATTGGAATGGAACAGTTCAGAACAGATCTCGGAAATCTTGAAAATGCAACAAATCATTTCCAGGAGATAAGAAACAGGACCGTGGAAAATATCGAGGAATGCAGGGAATGCACCTACAGAAACATCTGCGGTGCACCATGTCCGGCAGAGGTGTATGCTGAAGCCGGGACGATGCTGGAAAAGAGTCCGTTCTGTGAGTTTTACAAAAAAATCATAGAGCATGCATTCAGGGTAATTCATCGCGGAGACGTTGAACACGTGATAAACCTAAAGGGTTTGAGAAAAATCTACGAAATTGAGTTTGAGAAATGA
- a CDS encoding PRC-barrel domain-containing protein, which produces MIGEVSSVLGLRVYTDEGRYVGRVADISIDIEARQVKGLAIVDVNRMLINTRANGVIIPYRFVKAVGDIVIIKDLFRKMERKKNEEDG; this is translated from the coding sequence ATGATCGGTGAAGTGTCATCAGTTCTTGGACTGCGAGTTTACACGGATGAGGGGAGGTATGTCGGCAGAGTGGCAGACATTTCAATAGATATCGAGGCGAGACAGGTCAAGGGACTGGCGATTGTTGACGTGAACAGGATGCTGATAAACACAAGAGCAAACGGGGTCATAATTCCGTACAGGTTCGTTAAAGCTGTTGGAGATATCGTTATTATCAAAGATCTTTTCAGGAAGATGGAGAGGAAGAAGAACGAGGAAGATGGTTAA
- a CDS encoding MBL fold metallo-hydrolase, which produces MKLFENIYAYTWGSAFYDSSNSYVISDGETAIIDPGTYKSYTNLFGLLKNDGVGSIDYVLNTHLHKDHCESNQMFMRKGALLGFDERDRTISQFGFSSDLKLGKRFVVGNTEVEIIRTPGHSPGSLTFYIQKYGVAITGDLIFEGGIPGRFDLYGGDRHEFVQSLEKLRELDAEYILPGHKRIMKGRKGIDSMLEGAIEIVGLY; this is translated from the coding sequence ATGAAGCTGTTCGAGAATATTTACGCCTACACCTGGGGAAGCGCCTTCTACGACTCATCCAACAGCTACGTGATTTCAGATGGTGAGACAGCAATCATCGATCCCGGCACCTACAAGAGCTACACCAACCTGTTCGGCCTGCTGAAAAACGACGGGGTCGGGAGCATAGATTACGTGCTCAACACGCACCTCCACAAGGACCACTGCGAGAGCAACCAGATGTTCATGCGGAAAGGTGCATTGCTGGGTTTTGACGAGAGGGACAGGACCATTTCCCAGTTTGGCTTTTCATCAGACCTTAAACTCGGAAAGAGGTTTGTTGTGGGCAATACAGAGGTTGAGATTATCCGAACACCCGGACACTCTCCTGGGAGCCTCACTTTCTACATTCAGAAATATGGCGTGGCAATAACCGGTGATCTGATTTTCGAAGGTGGAATTCCAGGCAGGTTTGACCTGTATGGAGGTGACAGGCACGAATTCGTGCAGTCACTCGAAAAACTCAGAGAGCTTGATGCAGAGTACATTCTGCCAGGGCATAAGAGAATAATGAAGGGCAGAAAAGGGATAGATTCAATGCTTGAAGGGGCCATTGAGATTGTTGGGCTGTACTGA
- a CDS encoding Mov34/MPN/PAD-1 family protein — protein MKFKISKKVWDFLRSVVQSDFERCGLLFGRGDVVLQAIEIENIRKSPVEFELSPLESLKAFEEAEEKNLEVVGVWHTHLQNATPSAKDIQGMKNFPGLWIISSRKEIRGYVLEREVLEVELEII, from the coding sequence GTGAAGTTCAAAATTTCAAAAAAAGTCTGGGATTTTTTGAGGTCTGTGGTACAAAGCGATTTCGAACGGTGCGGGCTTCTTTTTGGCAGAGGAGACGTGGTTCTGCAGGCGATTGAAATAGAGAATATCAGAAAATCTCCTGTTGAGTTTGAGCTATCTCCTTTGGAGTCTCTGAAGGCATTTGAAGAAGCTGAAGAAAAAAACCTGGAAGTTGTAGGCGTCTGGCACACACACCTGCAGAACGCCACCCCCTCAGCAAAAGACATCCAGGGGATGAAGAACTTCCCCGGCCTCTGGATAATCTCATCCAGAAAAGAAATTCGGGGCTATGTGCTGGAACGGGAAGTTTTAGAAGTTGAACTTGAGATAATTTAA
- a CDS encoding phenylacetate--CoA ligase family protein, whose protein sequence is MYWNSFVETMPKGDLKELQERKLRSLVSYVYEYSPFYRKTFKEAGIHPADFKGLSDLHRLPFTKKQDLRDNYPTGMFAVPLSHVVRFHASSGTTGKPTVVGYTQNDLNVWVESLARSLVASGVRREDVMQIAYGYGLFTGGLGFHYAGERIGAAVIPISAGNTARQIELMKDLNTTVIACTPSYMLYLAEQAEKMGVDISGDTKLRMGIFGAEPWSEETRKRIENKTGIEAYDVYGTSELSGPLFTECVEKNGIHIWGDHFLIEVIDPETGEQVGEGEKGELVITTLSKEALPLIRWKTGDITVLEEEKCACGRTHPRIMRILGRADDMIIVRGVNVFPSQIEHVLMQVPEVGEHYMIILERAESGLDEMTIQVELSERARIDRTSDVLELEKMISERLKSVLNVWAKVEVVNPGTLQRFEGKAKRVIDRRRI, encoded by the coding sequence ATGTACTGGAATTCATTTGTTGAAACGATGCCTAAGGGTGATCTTAAAGAACTCCAGGAACGGAAGCTCAGGTCTCTTGTGAGTTACGTTTATGAATACTCTCCGTTTTACAGAAAAACGTTCAAAGAGGCAGGAATACATCCGGCAGATTTTAAAGGTCTTTCAGACCTGCACAGATTGCCCTTCACGAAAAAGCAGGATTTGAGAGATAACTATCCCACCGGTATGTTTGCCGTTCCACTCTCGCATGTTGTGAGGTTCCACGCCTCAAGCGGAACCACCGGAAAACCGACAGTCGTAGGCTACACTCAGAATGATCTGAATGTCTGGGTTGAGAGTCTCGCAAGGAGCCTCGTTGCCAGTGGGGTCAGAAGGGAGGACGTGATGCAGATAGCATACGGTTATGGCCTATTCACCGGAGGGCTGGGATTTCACTATGCAGGGGAGAGGATAGGTGCTGCTGTGATTCCAATCTCAGCAGGAAATACTGCAAGGCAGATCGAGCTTATGAAGGATCTGAATACGACAGTGATAGCCTGCACACCATCCTACATGCTCTACCTTGCGGAGCAGGCCGAGAAAATGGGAGTGGATATATCGGGCGACACTAAGCTCAGAATGGGCATATTTGGTGCTGAGCCCTGGAGCGAGGAGACGAGGAAGAGGATAGAGAACAAAACCGGAATTGAGGCTTATGATGTTTACGGGACTTCTGAGCTCAGCGGGCCGCTGTTTACGGAATGTGTGGAGAAAAACGGGATACACATCTGGGGAGACCACTTTCTGATAGAGGTTATAGACCCCGAGACCGGAGAACAGGTGGGCGAAGGCGAAAAGGGCGAGCTTGTGATAACCACACTGAGCAAGGAAGCCCTGCCTCTGATAAGGTGGAAGACAGGAGATATAACCGTCCTTGAGGAGGAAAAATGTGCGTGTGGAAGAACACATCCGAGAATAATGAGAATTCTTGGAAGAGCTGACGACATGATAATTGTCCGGGGAGTCAATGTCTTTCCGAGCCAGATAGAGCATGTTCTCATGCAGGTTCCGGAGGTGGGCGAACATTACATGATAATTCTCGAGAGGGCTGAAAGTGGGCTTGACGAGATGACCATACAGGTTGAACTGAGCGAGAGAGCGAGAATTGACAGGACTTCTGACGTCCTTGAGCTTGAGAAGATGATCTCTGAAAGACTGAAAAGCGTTTTGAATGTGTGGGCCAAGGTTGAAGTTGTGAATCCCGGAACGCTTCAGAGGTTTGAGGGCAAGGCCAAGAGAGTGATTGACAGAAGAAGAATCTGA
- a CDS encoding formate--phosphoribosylaminoimidazolecarboxamide ligase family protein — protein MIDEARKIAESYEDITVGIFGSHSAKETGMAAKAFGLKTAVVVQKGRDKLYTEYNRHLFDEVILLDSFRDLVNREVQETLIEMNTVFIPNRSFAVYVGYDAIEREFRVPIYGNRYLLRAEERNYERGQYYLLEKAGLRYPKEFRSPEEIDRLVVVKVQQAKNPLERAFFYANSPEDYYRQAEKLLKEGVIDEEGLEKARIEEYVLGARFNANFHSYALKDVFGNFDFVGFSDRRQVNLQGFLNLPAKDQLKIDVPVKNEEIGHFGVTMRESKQEMVYEAGERFIEACMREYPPGIIGMFGLQGAIAYSPEDETRLEFVIFDVSMRVPGDPAIGPTSPEMRNLSLKHGVKIEDPLDLTMIELKKAVETGRLSETVT, from the coding sequence ATGATAGACGAGGCGAGAAAGATTGCAGAGAGCTATGAGGACATCACCGTAGGCATCTTTGGCTCCCACTCCGCCAAGGAGACGGGGATGGCCGCAAAGGCCTTCGGGCTGAAGACTGCAGTTGTGGTTCAGAAGGGGAGGGATAAGCTTTACACGGAGTACAACCGCCACCTGTTTGACGAGGTAATTCTGCTCGACAGTTTCAGAGACCTTGTCAACAGGGAGGTTCAGGAGACGCTCATTGAAATGAACACGGTCTTCATCCCCAACAGGAGCTTCGCGGTCTACGTTGGCTATGACGCCATAGAAAGGGAGTTCAGGGTGCCAATCTACGGGAACAGGTACCTGCTGAGGGCAGAGGAGAGAAACTACGAGAGAGGACAGTACTACCTGCTGGAGAAAGCCGGCCTCAGGTATCCTAAGGAGTTCAGAAGCCCCGAGGAGATAGACAGACTTGTGGTGGTCAAGGTTCAGCAGGCGAAGAATCCTCTCGAGAGGGCGTTTTTCTACGCAAACTCTCCCGAAGACTACTACAGGCAGGCGGAAAAGCTTCTGAAGGAAGGAGTTATAGACGAGGAGGGGCTTGAAAAAGCCAGAATCGAGGAGTACGTTCTTGGAGCTCGTTTTAACGCAAACTTTCACAGCTACGCTCTGAAGGACGTTTTCGGTAACTTCGATTTTGTGGGCTTTTCAGACAGAAGACAGGTGAACCTTCAGGGCTTCCTGAATCTCCCAGCAAAGGATCAGCTCAAGATAGACGTGCCCGTTAAAAACGAGGAGATCGGGCATTTTGGAGTTACGATGAGAGAGAGCAAGCAGGAGATGGTTTACGAAGCTGGAGAGAGATTCATAGAGGCGTGCATGAGGGAATACCCTCCGGGCATAATCGGCATGTTCGGGCTGCAGGGGGCCATCGCATACTCGCCTGAAGATGAGACGAGGCTGGAGTTCGTGATTTTCGATGTCTCAATGAGGGTGCCGGGCGATCCGGCTATAGGTCCAACCTCTCCCGAAATGAGGAACCTGAGCCTGAAGCACGGAGTCAAAATCGAGGATCCGCTCGATTTAACGATGATCGAGCTGAAAAAAGCAGTTGAGACAGGAAGGCTGAGCGAGACCGTAACCTAA
- a CDS encoding transporter substrate-binding domain-containing protein: MMKPALLTFILLIFLILPVTAVDVKVGVYNNPPLVFYENGEAKGLFIDLLEYVAKKEGWEIEYVHSTFPVLLDKLQKGEIDLMPDVAYSQERAEVLSFGNETVISNWGVVCARSGLDSILDLDGLTIAGVKDDVYFENLKGLIRSFGLECDFVDVVGDYGDVLEAVKNKKADVGVVSRLFGEMYCKKYGLKMTSIVFSPVELKFASSKGNEHLLRAIDFHLAELKNNSGSVYYSSLDKWVGGYGEEEIPKWVYIGFSILAVVSIFALYKEYYIKKELKKREKQLIRAYRLLKRISRINELMLREKDLDTLVRKSVDVLGDYLNVMVAVFSDDGIVAYGGGARTIKSREDLTRYLCIKSALESMQMRHFPPERHPRKCPHVDAGGRFHSYVFPMMYEGRIRGVLAIQSKSRLTGREVRLLETLAEDIAFAMHSIEVEREKDLVLKQLDENIRHMMTLVDRIRNPLTAIRGFSEMFCQNVFEKVDVEIERILDIVRKVEESWEESESLKERLKKTR; this comes from the coding sequence ATGATGAAGCCGGCCCTCCTCACGTTCATCCTCCTGATTTTTCTCATTCTGCCTGTAACCGCCGTAGATGTTAAAGTAGGCGTTTATAACAACCCTCCTCTGGTGTTCTATGAGAATGGGGAGGCAAAAGGTCTGTTCATAGACCTGCTTGAATATGTGGCAAAGAAAGAGGGCTGGGAAATAGAATACGTTCACTCCACCTTTCCTGTACTGCTTGACAAGCTTCAGAAGGGCGAGATTGACCTGATGCCCGATGTCGCCTACTCGCAGGAGAGGGCGGAAGTTCTGAGCTTTGGCAATGAAACTGTAATCTCCAACTGGGGCGTGGTCTGTGCCAGGTCTGGGCTTGACTCAATCCTTGACCTTGATGGGCTGACAATTGCGGGTGTCAAGGATGACGTGTATTTTGAGAATCTGAAGGGTCTGATCAGATCCTTTGGGCTGGAATGTGATTTTGTTGATGTTGTTGGCGATTACGGGGATGTTCTTGAGGCTGTAAAGAACAAAAAGGCTGATGTTGGAGTAGTGTCGCGGCTGTTTGGGGAAATGTACTGCAAGAAGTACGGTCTGAAGATGACATCCATCGTTTTTTCACCTGTTGAGCTGAAATTTGCATCATCCAAGGGCAATGAACATCTGCTCAGGGCGATAGATTTTCACCTTGCCGAACTGAAAAACAACAGCGGTTCCGTGTACTATTCAAGTCTCGATAAATGGGTTGGCGGTTATGGGGAGGAAGAGATACCGAAGTGGGTGTACATCGGGTTCTCAATACTGGCAGTTGTTTCAATTTTTGCCCTTTACAAGGAATATTACATAAAAAAGGAGCTGAAGAAAAGGGAAAAGCAGCTCATCAGAGCCTACAGGCTTCTGAAAAGAATTAGCAGAATTAACGAGCTGATGCTCAGGGAAAAAGACCTGGATACACTTGTCCGAAAATCTGTTGATGTGCTTGGAGACTACCTTAACGTAATGGTGGCGGTTTTTTCAGACGACGGTATTGTGGCTTACGGAGGCGGGGCGAGAACCATAAAAAGCCGGGAAGACCTTACAAGGTATCTCTGCATTAAGAGCGCCCTGGAATCAATGCAAATGCGCCACTTTCCTCCTGAGAGGCATCCAAGAAAATGTCCGCATGTCGATGCGGGTGGCAGATTTCACAGTTACGTGTTTCCCATGATGTATGAAGGCAGGATCAGGGGTGTGCTGGCAATACAGAGTAAATCGAGACTTACGGGCAGAGAGGTCAGACTGCTCGAGACACTCGCCGAGGATATCGCTTTTGCCATGCACAGCATAGAGGTGGAAAGGGAGAAAGACCTCGTTCTGAAACAGCTCGACGAGAACATACGACACATGATGACACTCGTTGACCGAATAAGAAACCCGCTCACAGCAATCAGAGGTTTTTCCGAGATGTTCTGTCAGAATGTCTTCGAGAAGGTCGATGTGGAGATTGAGAGGATTCTGGACATCGTGAGAAAGGTTGAAGAGAGCTGGGAGGAGTCAGAGAGTCTGAAAGAGAGGCTGAAAAAGACCAGGTAA
- a CDS encoding NAD(P)/FAD-dependent oxidoreductase, whose amino-acid sequence MNRYDVIIVGAGPGGLFSAYKLAGKARVAVFEMGRSIERRKCPSDLSESFCLKCNPCNVTAGVGGAGGLSDGKLNYVHPNFPESFTVGGDFLGLVDENYLIEKMDEVDRIFLEHGAPDELYGDNVDELLSLMRRANSAGIEFVPLRQRHVGSDELPKVIGSMEDYLSGNGIEIHTNTTVVNIDPKEKKVVTQDGKEYFYEYLIIGVGRGGAEWLEKWVRDYDFAISREAKAIDVGVRVEVPATIMDEITSIIYDPKLRITTKKHDDYMRTFCTCPRGWVIREDYGEFSLVNGHSKAKEKTNNSNFALLGHYVFTEPFDMPNEWGRDLAKITTKLGGGNPLVQRLKDLRLGRRSTELRIKNNRLLKPTLKTAVPGDISLAYPGRVVDDIIDALEQLDKVIPGVADDSTLLYAPEIKFYSLKLEISPEMETNIPGIYAIGDGAGISRGIVGAAVTGLIAAESILRRMRK is encoded by the coding sequence ATGAACAGATATGATGTCATAATTGTCGGAGCCGGTCCGGGCGGCCTTTTTTCAGCATACAAGTTAGCTGGGAAAGCCAGGGTCGCTGTTTTCGAAATGGGACGGAGCATTGAAAGAAGAAAATGTCCAAGTGACCTCTCTGAAAGCTTCTGCCTCAAATGCAACCCGTGCAATGTTACTGCCGGAGTGGGTGGTGCAGGAGGACTTTCAGACGGTAAACTGAATTACGTGCATCCCAATTTCCCGGAGAGCTTTACAGTTGGTGGAGACTTTCTGGGACTCGTTGATGAAAACTACCTCATCGAAAAGATGGACGAGGTGGACAGAATATTCCTCGAACATGGTGCGCCTGATGAACTGTACGGCGATAACGTGGATGAGCTGCTCAGTTTGATGAGAAGGGCAAATTCCGCAGGAATAGAATTTGTACCCCTCAGACAGAGACATGTGGGCAGCGATGAGCTGCCAAAGGTTATCGGAAGCATGGAGGACTACCTCTCCGGAAACGGGATTGAGATACACACCAACACGACGGTTGTCAACATTGACCCAAAGGAGAAGAAAGTGGTTACACAGGATGGGAAGGAGTATTTTTACGAGTACCTCATAATCGGCGTTGGAAGAGGAGGTGCAGAATGGCTCGAAAAGTGGGTCAGAGATTATGATTTTGCAATAAGCAGGGAAGCCAAGGCAATAGACGTCGGCGTCAGGGTTGAGGTGCCTGCAACGATAATGGACGAGATAACATCGATAATCTACGATCCCAAGCTCAGGATAACGACGAAGAAGCATGACGACTACATGAGAACCTTCTGCACCTGCCCGAGGGGGTGGGTGATCAGGGAGGACTACGGAGAGTTCAGTCTCGTCAACGGCCACAGCAAGGCGAAGGAGAAGACGAACAACAGCAATTTCGCTCTGCTCGGCCACTACGTGTTCACAGAACCTTTCGACATGCCAAACGAGTGGGGGAGGGACCTTGCGAAGATAACAACGAAGCTTGGTGGAGGCAACCCGCTCGTTCAGAGACTCAAGGACCTGAGGCTTGGAAGGAGAAGCACTGAATTGAGAATCAAAAACAACAGGCTGCTCAAGCCCACGCTCAAAACAGCAGTTCCGGGAGACATAAGCCTGGCTTATCCCGGCAGAGTCGTGGACGACATCATTGATGCCCTTGAGCAGCTCGACAAGGTTATTCCAGGCGTGGCAGACGACTCAACCCTGCTCTACGCCCCGGAAATCAAGTTCTATTCCCTCAAGCTTGAGATAAGTCCTGAGATGGAGACAAACATCCCCGGCATCTATGCGATAGGAGATGGAGCCGGGATAAGCAGGGGAATAGTCGGTGCGGCAGTAACCGGGCTGATTGCTGCCGAGAGCATCCTCAGGAGGATGAGGAAATGA
- the xth gene encoding exodeoxyribonuclease III encodes MKIVTFNVNSIRARLHIVIPWLKENRPDIFCMQETKVDDRNFPESEFSRAGYQVYFSGIKGRNGVAIATLHEPEEVLIGMNGEERDRVITLKFDNLAVTNVYVPQGQSIDSEKYRYKLDFLRRFRDYLREIVDFSGYHAVCGDMNVAPEDIDVHSPQRLGKHVCFHIDARNAYREILSMGFVDLLRKFHPEERVYTFYDYRVRNAIDKGLGWRVDAILTTSRLAGRCRDCYVDIKPRLMDRPSDHLPLIAEFDL; translated from the coding sequence ATGAAAATCGTTACATTCAACGTCAATTCAATCAGGGCGAGGCTGCACATCGTTATTCCCTGGCTCAAAGAGAACAGGCCGGACATATTCTGCATGCAGGAGACGAAGGTCGATGACAGAAACTTTCCCGAAAGCGAGTTTTCCAGAGCCGGATATCAGGTCTACTTCTCCGGCATAAAGGGCAGGAATGGCGTTGCGATAGCAACGCTCCACGAGCCTGAAGAGGTTCTCATCGGGATGAACGGGGAAGAGAGGGACAGGGTGATCACTCTGAAGTTCGATAACCTTGCGGTCACGAACGTTTACGTTCCCCAGGGGCAGAGCATAGATTCCGAAAAATACAGGTACAAGCTCGACTTTCTGAGGAGGTTCAGGGACTATTTGAGGGAGATCGTGGACTTCAGCGGTTATCATGCGGTCTGCGGAGACATGAACGTTGCGCCCGAGGATATAGACGTTCACAGCCCTCAGAGGCTCGGGAAGCATGTCTGCTTCCACATCGATGCAAGGAACGCATACAGGGAGATACTGTCCATGGGCTTCGTTGACCTCCTCAGAAAGTTTCACCCGGAGGAGAGGGTTTACACTTTCTACGACTACAGGGTCAGGAACGCGATAGATAAGGGCCTGGGATGGAGGGTTGATGCAATACTCACAACTTCAAGGCTTGCAGGGAGGTGCAGGGACTGCTATGTGGATATTAAACCGAGGCTCATGGATAGGCCGAGCGACCACCTGCCCTTAATAGCGGAGTTCGACCTATGA